One genomic window of Devosia salina includes the following:
- a CDS encoding amino acid ABC transporter substrate-binding protein encodes MQKALVSIAIAASLGLGATAANAAILDDVKAKGYVQCGVTGGVPGFSAPDSNNVWTGLEVDYCRALAAAIFKDADAVRYTSLTSQERFTALSAGEIDVLSRTTTWTMSRDTQLGISFVGTMFYDGQGFMVRKEDGIESALDLSGAAICIESGTTTELNAADYFAANGMEFNTVVFVDQDEVVKAYEDGRCDVYTTDSSALAAERSKFANPADHVILPEIISKEPLGPVVRAGDTQWFNIARWTYFALLEAEELGVTSANVDEMLGSDNPAIKRLLGVEGEFGAPLGIDNDWAYQIIKLVGNYAESYERNVGPDTPIGLERGLNALWKDGGIQYAPPIR; translated from the coding sequence ATGCAAAAAGCGCTCGTATCGATCGCAATCGCGGCCTCGCTGGGCCTCGGCGCGACGGCAGCAAATGCGGCCATTCTCGACGACGTCAAGGCCAAGGGCTATGTGCAGTGCGGTGTTACCGGTGGTGTTCCGGGTTTCTCCGCTCCCGATTCCAACAATGTGTGGACCGGGCTTGAAGTGGACTATTGCCGCGCACTTGCTGCAGCCATCTTCAAGGACGCCGACGCCGTCCGTTACACCTCGCTGACCAGCCAGGAGCGTTTCACCGCTCTGTCCGCCGGCGAAATCGACGTCCTTTCGCGCACCACTACCTGGACCATGAGCCGTGACACGCAGCTGGGCATCAGCTTCGTCGGCACCATGTTCTATGACGGCCAGGGCTTCATGGTCCGCAAGGAAGATGGCATCGAATCCGCGCTCGACCTGAGCGGCGCCGCCATCTGTATCGAATCCGGCACCACCACCGAACTGAACGCTGCTGACTACTTTGCCGCCAACGGCATGGAGTTCAACACCGTTGTGTTCGTGGACCAGGACGAAGTCGTGAAGGCCTATGAAGACGGCCGTTGCGACGTCTACACCACTGACTCCTCGGCCCTGGCTGCTGAACGTTCCAAGTTCGCCAATCCGGCCGACCACGTCATCCTGCCCGAAATCATCTCCAAGGAACCCCTTGGCCCGGTGGTTCGCGCTGGCGATACCCAGTGGTTCAACATCGCCCGCTGGACCTATTTCGCGCTTCTCGAAGCTGAAGAACTCGGCGTGACCTCGGCCAATGTCGACGAGATGCTCGGTTCCGATAACCCCGCCATCAAGCGCCTGCTCGGTGTTGAAGGCGAATTCGGCGCGCCGCTCGGCATCGACAATGACTGGGCCTACCAGATCATCAAGCTGGTCGGTAACTATGCCGAATCCTATGAGCGCAATGTCGGCCCGGATACGCCGATCGGCCTCGAACGTGGTTTGAATGCCCTGTGGAAAGACGGCGGCATCCAGTACGCCCCGCCGATCCGCTAA
- a CDS encoding amino acid ABC transporter permease: MTTIDTGRRLAPRASFFNDPVIRGIIYQIVVAVLLVSFIFWIIGNTAANLAAQNKTTGFDFLWRTAGFDISFSLLPWSRASYYWEAFLVGILNTLLVAVIGIFFATLLGFTIGIARLSTNFIVSRLATVYVELIRNIPLLLQLFFWYFAVLKAMPAVRDSIALPFDSFINQRGVMVPKPIPDEQFAIVWLGLLIAILGVFALRHWARKRLEATGQRFPVFLTSVAILVGIPALFFVVSGASVSFEVPELQRFNFKGGLQLPPEFVALAFGLTIYTASFIAETVRAGILSVNRGQTEAAQSLGLKEGDRLRLVIVPQAMRVIVPPLTSQYLNLTKNSSLGAAIGYPELVNVFSGTALNQTGRAIECIAMTMAVYLTLSLLTSAIMNWYNGRVRLVER, translated from the coding sequence ATGACAACAATTGACACGGGGCGGAGACTCGCCCCAAGGGCCAGCTTTTTCAACGATCCGGTGATCCGCGGGATCATCTACCAGATCGTTGTGGCCGTGCTGCTGGTCAGCTTCATTTTCTGGATCATCGGAAATACGGCGGCCAATCTCGCAGCCCAGAACAAGACGACCGGTTTCGACTTCCTCTGGAGGACGGCCGGTTTTGATATCAGCTTCTCACTCCTGCCATGGTCTCGCGCCTCCTATTACTGGGAAGCCTTCCTGGTCGGCATCCTCAACACCCTGCTGGTGGCCGTTATCGGCATCTTCTTTGCCACGCTGCTCGGCTTCACCATCGGCATTGCGCGCCTGAGCACCAATTTCATCGTGTCCCGTCTCGCCACGGTCTATGTTGAGCTCATCCGCAATATCCCGCTGCTGCTCCAGCTGTTCTTCTGGTACTTCGCGGTTCTCAAGGCGATGCCAGCTGTGCGCGATTCAATCGCCCTGCCATTTGACTCCTTCATCAACCAGCGCGGCGTCATGGTGCCCAAGCCCATACCCGACGAGCAGTTCGCGATCGTCTGGCTTGGGTTGCTGATCGCAATTCTGGGCGTGTTCGCCCTGCGTCACTGGGCCCGCAAGCGGCTCGAGGCGACCGGTCAGCGCTTTCCGGTCTTTCTGACTTCGGTTGCCATTCTGGTTGGCATTCCGGCGCTGTTCTTCGTCGTCAGCGGCGCCAGCGTCTCTTTCGAAGTGCCCGAATTGCAGCGCTTCAACTTCAAGGGTGGCCTGCAATTGCCACCGGAATTTGTGGCACTCGCCTTCGGCCTGACGATCTATACGGCCTCTTTCATCGCCGAAACGGTGCGCGCCGGTATCCTCTCGGTCAACAGGGGCCAGACCGAGGCGGCACAGTCGCTCGGTCTCAAGGAGGGCGACCGGCTGCGCCTGGTCATCGTTCCGCAGGCCATGCGGGTGATCGTCCCCCCCTTGACCAGCCAGTACCTGAACCTGACGAAGAACTCCTCGCTCGGCGCGGCCATCGGCTATCCCGAGCTTGTCAACGTCTTCTCCGGCACGGCGCTGAACCAGACAGGGCGGGCAATCGAATGTATCGCCATGACCATGGCCGTCTATCTGACGCTATCGCTTCTGACGTCAGCGATCATGAACTGGTACAATGGCCGCGTGCGGCTGGTGGAACGGTAG
- a CDS encoding amino acid ABC transporter permease, with amino-acid sequence MTDISFVRSEMVDSRPAPNRTTGAVAWLQKNLFATPVDTLLTVLGLLFLLWVVPPLFNFIIGHAVFPGGTVEQCRDPNAGACWAYISAEMEFFIYGFYDIPEQWRPNIVFALGALLFIPLLIPQAPFKRANALLLLIAYPIVSYYLLAGGVFGLKVIHTEKWGGLLVTLILSVIGITLSFPLGIVLALGRQSKMPVIRTLCISFIELVRAVPLITVLFMASIMLPLFMPQGTTVDKFLRALVGVTLFTSAYMAEVVRGGLQAIPRGQYEAAASLGLSYWKQMYFIILPQALKHVIPGIVNSAIALFKDTSLVYIVGMKDLLEAVKTKNDSALEWQSANTATTGYLFAAMVFWVFCFGMSRYSIFMEHRLHTGHKR; translated from the coding sequence ATGACTGATATCAGCTTCGTTCGATCTGAAATGGTCGACAGCCGCCCGGCGCCCAACCGCACGACCGGTGCAGTGGCCTGGCTGCAGAAGAACCTCTTTGCCACGCCAGTGGACACGCTCCTGACGGTGCTTGGTCTGCTCTTCCTGCTCTGGGTTGTGCCACCGCTGTTCAATTTCATCATTGGACACGCCGTGTTTCCTGGGGGAACGGTGGAGCAGTGCCGGGATCCGAACGCGGGCGCGTGTTGGGCCTATATCTCGGCGGAGATGGAGTTCTTCATCTACGGATTCTACGACATTCCCGAGCAGTGGCGGCCAAACATCGTCTTCGCGCTGGGAGCCCTGCTGTTCATCCCCCTGCTGATCCCGCAGGCGCCCTTCAAGCGAGCCAATGCGCTTCTGCTGCTGATCGCCTACCCGATCGTCAGCTATTATCTGCTCGCTGGCGGCGTGTTCGGCCTCAAGGTGATCCATACCGAAAAATGGGGTGGCCTCCTGGTCACGCTCATTCTCTCGGTGATCGGCATTACGCTCTCTTTCCCATTGGGAATTGTGCTGGCGCTGGGTCGCCAGTCCAAGATGCCGGTGATCAGGACGCTTTGTATCTCGTTCATCGAACTGGTGCGTGCGGTGCCGCTGATCACCGTGCTCTTCATGGCCTCGATCATGCTGCCGCTGTTCATGCCGCAGGGCACGACGGTGGACAAATTCCTTCGCGCTCTGGTCGGCGTCACCCTGTTCACCTCCGCCTATATGGCCGAAGTGGTGCGCGGTGGCCTTCAGGCCATTCCCCGGGGGCAATATGAGGCGGCGGCGTCGCTGGGCCTGAGCTACTGGAAGCAGATGTACTTCATCATCCTGCCCCAGGCGCTCAAGCACGTGATTCCGGGCATCGTGAACAGTGCCATTGCGCTCTTCAAGGATACGTCCCTCGTCTACATCGTCGGCATGAAGGACCTGCTAGAGGCGGTCAAGACCAAGAACGACTCCGCCCTTGAGTGGCAGTCGGCCAACACGGCGACCACCGGCTATCTCTTTGCGGCCATGGTCTTCTGGGTCTTCTGTTTCGGCATGTCGCGTTACTCCATATTCATGGAGCACCGTCTCCATACCGGCCACAAGAGGTAG
- a CDS encoding amino acid ABC transporter ATP-binding protein → MSHVTQTAEERKIDTSHMKVSDTDVAIEVIGMHKWYGDFHVLRDINLKVMGGERIVIAGPSGSGKSTLIRCINRLEEHQEGQIIVNGTELTADLKRIDEVRREVGMVFQHFNLFPHLTILQNLTLAPIWVRGTPKAEAEATAMHYLERVKIPEQANKFPGQLSGGQQQRVAIARSLCMQPKIMLFDEPTSALDPEMVKEVLEVMISLAEDGMTMICVTHEMGFARQVANRVIFMDQGQIIEQNEPEAFFSNPQHERTKLFLSQILH, encoded by the coding sequence ATGTCTCATGTTACCCAGACCGCCGAAGAGCGGAAGATCGACACCAGCCATATGAAGGTGTCTGACACCGATGTGGCTATCGAAGTGATCGGCATGCACAAGTGGTATGGCGACTTCCACGTCCTGCGCGATATCAACCTCAAGGTGATGGGGGGCGAGCGCATCGTCATCGCCGGCCCGTCGGGGTCAGGCAAATCGACCCTGATCCGCTGCATCAATCGCCTTGAGGAGCACCAGGAAGGCCAGATCATCGTCAACGGCACCGAACTGACGGCAGACCTCAAGCGCATTGATGAGGTGCGTCGCGAGGTGGGCATGGTGTTCCAGCACTTCAACCTGTTCCCGCATCTGACCATCCTGCAGAACCTGACGCTGGCGCCCATCTGGGTGCGTGGCACGCCCAAGGCGGAAGCCGAGGCGACGGCCATGCATTACCTGGAACGCGTCAAGATTCCGGAACAGGCCAACAAGTTCCCGGGGCAGCTTTCGGGCGGCCAGCAGCAGCGCGTGGCGATTGCCCGTTCGCTTTGCATGCAGCCCAAGATCATGTTGTTCGACGAACCCACCTCCGCGCTCGACCCGGAAATGGTCAAGGAAGTGCTCGAGGTCATGATCAGCCTGGCCGAAGACGGCATGACCATGATCTGCGTCACCCACGAAATGGGCTTCGCCCGCCAGGTCGCGAACCGCGTGATCTTCATGGATCAGGGGCAGATCATCGAGCAGAACGAGCCCGAGGCCTTCTTCTCCAATCCGCAGCACGAGCGCACCAAGCTGTTCCTCAGCCAGATCCTTCACTAG
- a CDS encoding amino acid ABC transporter substrate-binding protein has product MAWPKDLKHGGQAGLRLDPHFAPANMGQGELEAVLLIKLLKSLLFLAAMLCALATQQAAAQTLDTVRERGFLICGASNPLAGFSQQDLDGRWSGFDVDLCRALAAAVFGNPDLIEFRSYRGEARFAPLQTGAVDVLMRNGAWTTGRDIRYGARYVTPAFFDGQAFLVPQSMGVVSAYELDDVTICVTDSNGEPEALDEFFFSNQTRFRPVVYEDIADLATAYRAGLCQAISASGRQLQAIRRELPEPNLHRILPERISKEVLGPVVRNGDDQWFKIVRWTIFALINAEEVGVTGLNIDSLSAARTPAVRRILGIEGDFGTALGLRPTFMADAIRAVGNYSELYDRHFGPQTGAAMLRGQNALWGNGGLLYAPPVR; this is encoded by the coding sequence GTGGCCTGGCCGAAGGACCTGAAACATGGGGGTCAAGCCGGACTGCGGCTTGACCCCCATTTCGCGCCTGCCAATATGGGGCAGGGGGAACTGGAAGCCGTTCTGTTGATCAAGCTGCTCAAGTCATTGCTGTTTCTGGCTGCGATGCTGTGTGCTCTGGCCACACAGCAGGCGGCTGCGCAGACGCTGGACACGGTTCGCGAGCGTGGTTTCCTGATTTGTGGGGCCAGCAATCCACTTGCGGGCTTTTCCCAGCAGGACCTGGATGGACGCTGGTCCGGTTTCGACGTGGACCTTTGCCGGGCGCTGGCGGCGGCCGTGTTCGGCAATCCCGACCTCATCGAATTTCGTTCCTATCGTGGCGAAGCCCGTTTCGCGCCGCTGCAGACCGGTGCTGTCGATGTGTTGATGCGCAACGGCGCCTGGACCACGGGACGCGACATCCGCTATGGCGCCCGCTACGTGACGCCGGCATTTTTTGACGGCCAGGCATTTCTTGTGCCGCAGTCGATGGGCGTGGTCTCGGCCTATGAGCTCGACGATGTCACCATCTGCGTGACCGATAGCAATGGCGAGCCCGAGGCACTCGACGAGTTCTTCTTCTCCAACCAGACGCGCTTTCGTCCCGTTGTCTATGAAGACATTGCCGACCTTGCCACCGCCTATCGGGCGGGCCTCTGCCAGGCCATTTCGGCCTCGGGCCGGCAATTGCAGGCCATCCGCCGCGAACTGCCGGAGCCGAACCTTCATCGCATCCTGCCGGAGCGCATCTCCAAGGAGGTGCTGGGACCGGTTGTGCGCAATGGTGACGACCAGTGGTTCAAGATCGTCCGCTGGACCATATTTGCACTGATCAATGCCGAAGAAGTCGGCGTCACCGGCCTCAACATCGATTCCCTGTCTGCCGCCCGGACGCCAGCCGTACGACGCATTCTGGGCATAGAGGGAGATTTCGGCACCGCGCTCGGCTTGCGCCCCACCTTCATGGCCGACGCGATCCGGGCCGTTGGCAACTACTCCGAGCTCTATGACCGCCATTTCGGCCCGCAGACGGGCGCGGCCATGCTGCGTGGCCAGAACGCGCTCTGGGGCAATGGCGGTCTGCTCTACGCTCCCCCGGTGCGCTGA
- a CDS encoding alanyl-tRNA editing protein has protein sequence MTEFLFRDDAYLQSASANVTAITTSGGIVLDRTVFYATSGGQPGDSGQMVRADGSVITIATAVHPDGDKAQIVHVPAEGANLPEIGEAVRVDIDWDRRHRLMRMHTALHLLSVVFPFPVTGGSIGEDKGRLDFDMPEVPEDLAALEAALNTMVEADHLVTTEWITDAEMEAQADLIKTMKVKPPMGQGRVRLVRIGDVDLQPCGGTHVAGTAEIGRLALGKIEKKGKQNRRVSLLFA, from the coding sequence ATGACTGAATTCCTGTTTCGCGACGACGCTTATCTCCAATCGGCCAGTGCCAATGTGACGGCAATCACGACCTCAGGCGGCATCGTGCTGGATCGAACGGTGTTTTATGCGACGTCGGGCGGACAACCCGGTGACAGCGGGCAAATGGTGCGGGCCGACGGTAGCGTTATTACGATTGCAACGGCCGTGCATCCCGATGGTGACAAGGCGCAGATCGTCCATGTTCCGGCCGAGGGCGCCAATCTGCCCGAGATTGGCGAGGCGGTGCGCGTGGATATCGATTGGGACCGTCGCCATCGCCTGATGCGCATGCACACGGCCCTGCACCTGTTGTCGGTGGTGTTTCCCTTCCCGGTGACCGGTGGGTCCATTGGCGAGGACAAGGGCAGGCTCGATTTCGACATGCCTGAGGTCCCCGAGGATTTGGCGGCCCTGGAAGCGGCGCTCAACACCATGGTCGAGGCCGACCATCTGGTGACGACCGAATGGATCACTGACGCGGAGATGGAGGCCCAGGCGGATCTCATCAAGACCATGAAGGTCAAGCCGCCCATGGGCCAGGGTCGGGTCCGGCTGGTGCGCATCGGTGATGTCGATCTGCAGCCCTGCGGCGGCACGCATGTTGCCGGGACAGCCGAGATCGGGCGCCTTGCGCTGGGCAAGATCGAAAAGAAGGGCAAGCAGAACCGCAGGGTCAGCCTGCTTTTTGCCTGA
- the cls gene encoding cardiolipin synthase, producing the protein MFGIDDILRAIVADLHLLALIMGGIYLLAIVCAVREILNSRTSQGSIAWLLSLLLLPIPTVLLYLIFGWKLFDDYATDRMQNGRADRPLRAKDLALIDRETDAKWPVQVHVSELPFLKGNDVELLVDGQATFDSIFAGIEAATEYLLVQFYIVRDDRLGRELAERLIAKAKAGVAVYLLYDDFGSTGMPKTYRHQLREAGIKVSSFNHRHKFLRLFGPTRINYRNHRKIVVADGKHAWVGGHNVGVEYLGEDPKLGRWRDTHVRVSGPAALGCALLFREDWQWATGERLPNRPPKELETFGDNSVLVMGSGPADKLEECAIAFTDLIGRARERLWIVSPYFVPDTDIRTALFAARLRGVDVRLMLPDNPDHALVWLASMAHADSMVQHDIAVYRYTDGFLHQKVVLMDDQMATVGSVNFDNRSFAINFEITLWFTDSDTIETVEAMLLKDFESCRQVGLSEVEARPWPLYLATQAARLLSPVL; encoded by the coding sequence TTGTTCGGCATAGACGATATCCTGCGCGCCATCGTGGCGGACCTGCACCTGTTGGCGCTGATCATGGGCGGCATCTATCTGCTCGCCATTGTCTGCGCCGTCCGCGAGATTCTCAATTCGCGCACGTCGCAGGGCTCGATCGCCTGGCTGCTGTCGCTGCTGCTGCTGCCGATACCCACGGTGCTGCTCTATCTGATCTTCGGCTGGAAGCTGTTCGACGACTATGCCACCGATCGCATGCAGAATGGCCGCGCCGACCGCCCGCTAAGGGCCAAGGACCTGGCGCTGATCGACCGGGAGACGGACGCCAAATGGCCGGTGCAGGTCCACGTCTCGGAATTGCCGTTTCTCAAGGGCAATGATGTGGAGCTGCTGGTCGATGGCCAGGCGACATTCGACTCGATCTTTGCCGGCATCGAGGCGGCCACCGAATATCTCCTGGTCCAGTTCTACATCGTCCGGGACGACCGGCTGGGCCGGGAACTGGCCGAACGGCTGATCGCGAAAGCCAAGGCGGGCGTGGCGGTCTATCTGCTCTATGACGATTTCGGCAGTACCGGCATGCCCAAGACCTATCGCCACCAATTGCGCGAAGCCGGGATCAAGGTCTCGAGCTTCAACCATCGGCACAAGTTCCTGCGCCTGTTCGGACCGACCCGGATCAATTACCGCAATCACCGCAAGATCGTGGTGGCCGATGGCAAGCATGCCTGGGTGGGCGGGCACAATGTGGGCGTGGAATATCTGGGGGAGGACCCAAAGCTGGGGCGCTGGCGCGACACCCATGTGCGCGTGTCCGGCCCCGCTGCCCTAGGCTGCGCCTTGCTGTTCCGGGAAGACTGGCAGTGGGCTACGGGTGAGCGCCTGCCAAACCGGCCGCCCAAGGAACTGGAGACCTTTGGCGACAACTCCGTCCTGGTCATGGGCAGCGGGCCGGCCGACAAGCTCGAGGAATGTGCAATCGCCTTCACCGATCTGATCGGGCGGGCACGCGAGCGGCTGTGGATCGTCAGCCCCTATTTCGTGCCGGACACCGATATCCGTACCGCCCTGTTTGCCGCACGCCTCCGGGGCGTCGATGTGCGCCTCATGCTGCCGGACAATCCCGACCATGCGCTGGTCTGGCTGGCAAGCATGGCGCACGCGGACAGCATGGTGCAGCACGATATCGCGGTCTATCGCTATACTGACGGTTTCCTGCACCAGAAGGTGGTGCTGATGGACGACCAGATGGCCACCGTGGGCAGCGTCAATTTCGACAATCGCTCCTTCGCCATCAATTTCGAGATCACGCTGTGGTTCACCGACAGCGACACCATCGAGACTGTCGAAGCCATGCTGCTCAAGGACTTCGAGTCCTGCAGGCAGGTGGGGCTCTCCGAAGTTGAAGCCCGGCCCTGGCCGCTCTATCTCGCCACCCAGGCCGCCCGGCTGCTCTCTCCCGTATTGTGA
- a CDS encoding cysteine synthase A — protein sequence MAKHEDLISAIGNTPLIRLNRVSTLTGCEIWGKAEFLNPGQSVKDRAALFIIHDAVKSGRLKPGGTIVEGTAGNTGIGLTLVANSLGFKSVIVIPETQSQEKKDALRLYGAELIEVPAKPYRNPNNYIKISGRLADKLNAELPNGAVWANQFDNVSNRRAHVETTGPEIWQQTNGRIDGFICAVGSGGTLAGVAEALRARNPDVKIGLADPEGAALYEYYKHGELKSSGDSITEGIGQGRITANLEGLKVDMPYRIPDSEALPYIFDLLEHEGLCLGGSSAINIAGAVRMARDLGPGHTIVTVLCDYGNRYASKIFNPAFLRGKNLPVPPWMEGRTPIDISSVIEPEA from the coding sequence ATGGCCAAGCACGAAGACCTCATCTCCGCAATCGGCAACACGCCGCTGATCCGTCTCAATCGCGTTTCGACCCTGACGGGCTGCGAAATCTGGGGCAAGGCGGAGTTTCTCAATCCCGGCCAATCGGTCAAGGACCGTGCTGCGCTCTTCATCATCCACGACGCGGTCAAGTCGGGACGGCTCAAGCCGGGCGGGACGATCGTCGAGGGCACGGCGGGCAATACCGGCATCGGCCTGACCTTGGTCGCCAACTCGCTCGGCTTCAAATCGGTGATCGTCATCCCGGAAACACAGAGCCAGGAGAAGAAGGACGCGCTGCGCCTCTATGGCGCGGAGCTGATCGAAGTGCCGGCCAAGCCCTATCGGAACCCCAACAACTACATCAAGATTTCCGGCCGGCTGGCGGACAAGCTCAACGCCGAACTGCCCAATGGCGCCGTCTGGGCCAATCAGTTCGACAATGTCTCGAACCGGCGGGCCCATGTCGAAACCACCGGCCCCGAAATCTGGCAGCAGACCAATGGCCGCATTGATGGCTTCATCTGCGCGGTCGGCTCGGGCGGCACGCTGGCCGGTGTTGCCGAGGCGCTGCGGGCGCGCAATCCCGACGTCAAGATCGGCCTTGCCGATCCCGAAGGGGCGGCGCTGTACGAATATTATAAGCATGGCGAACTGAAATCGTCGGGCGATTCCATCACCGAGGGCATCGGACAGGGCCGCATCACGGCCAATCTTGAGGGTCTCAAGGTGGATATGCCCTACCGCATTCCGGATTCGGAGGCCCTGCCCTACATCTTCGACCTGCTCGAACATGAGGGCCTGTGCCTGGGCGGATCGAGTGCCATAAACATTGCCGGTGCGGTGCGCATGGCGCGGGACCTGGGACCGGGGCACACGATCGTCACCGTGCTCTGCGATTACGGCAATCGCTATGCCAGCAAGATCTTCAACCCGGCCTTCCTGCGCGGCAAGAACCTGCCGGTCCCGCCCTGGATGGAGGGCCGTACGCCGATCGATATTTCGAGCGTCATCGAGCCCGAGGCCTAA
- a CDS encoding cryptochrome/photolyase family protein, whose translation MSTALVWLRNDLRLADNPALAAACRDHDRVIALYIHETDLALRPIGAAARWWLHRSLEAMAHALAGIGVVLKVETGEAEAVLASAISGSDAGALHWNRRYGPAERKLDAGIKARLRAKGIEVASHPGNLLMEPWLIQTGQDKPYSVFTPFWKTLRNQEIARPVAAPSGRAVRAPEVDSGYRQPGWAGKLATHWSIGEAAAQDRLEKFLEDCVADYPDGRDFPGRAVTSKLSPHLRFGEISARQIWHAAQAFIHAHPTKAGAVDKFLSELAWRDFSYHQLYHRADIATTPMQPKYEDLKWRHAPAQLKAWQAGRTGIPIIDAGMRELWETGYMHNRVRMLTASFLTKNLLLDWRSGECWFWDTLVDADEANNPASWQWVAGCGLDAAPYFRIFNPVTQGERFDPEGEYVRRWVPELARLPTKFIHAPSEAPASTLKEAGVGLDETYPRAIADLKQTRQRALDAFGALSAEP comes from the coding sequence GTGTCCACTGCCCTGGTCTGGCTGCGCAACGATTTGCGCCTTGCTGACAATCCCGCCCTGGCGGCAGCGTGCCGCGACCATGACAGGGTGATCGCCCTTTACATCCACGAGACCGACCTCGCCCTGCGCCCCATCGGTGCGGCGGCGCGCTGGTGGCTCCACCGGAGCCTTGAGGCCATGGCGCATGCCCTGGCGGGGATCGGCGTCGTGCTCAAGGTGGAGACCGGCGAGGCCGAAGCCGTACTGGCATCGGCGATCAGCGGGAGTGACGCCGGCGCGCTTCACTGGAACCGCCGCTATGGACCGGCGGAGCGCAAGCTCGACGCCGGGATCAAGGCGCGATTGCGGGCAAAGGGCATCGAGGTGGCCTCGCATCCGGGCAATCTGCTGATGGAGCCCTGGCTGATCCAGACCGGTCAGGACAAACCCTATTCGGTGTTCACGCCATTCTGGAAGACGCTAAGGAATCAGGAGATCGCGCGTCCGGTCGCGGCACCGTCGGGCCGGGCCGTGCGCGCCCCTGAGGTCGATTCCGGCTATCGACAGCCGGGCTGGGCGGGCAAGCTGGCGACCCATTGGTCCATTGGCGAGGCGGCCGCTCAAGATCGCCTTGAGAAATTTCTCGAGGATTGCGTTGCCGACTATCCCGATGGCCGCGACTTTCCCGGGCGCGCGGTAACGTCGAAACTGTCGCCGCATCTGCGCTTCGGGGAGATCAGCGCGCGACAAATCTGGCACGCGGCGCAGGCCTTCATCCACGCCCATCCCACCAAGGCGGGTGCCGTGGACAAGTTCCTCTCCGAACTGGCCTGGCGGGATTTCAGCTATCACCAACTCTATCATCGCGCCGATATCGCCACGACGCCGATGCAGCCGAAATATGAAGACCTGAAATGGAGGCATGCCCCGGCACAGCTGAAGGCCTGGCAGGCCGGGCGAACCGGCATTCCCATCATCGATGCCGGCATGCGCGAACTCTGGGAAACCGGCTATATGCATAATCGCGTCCGCATGCTGACCGCATCGTTCCTGACCAAGAACCTGCTGCTCGATTGGCGCAGTGGAGAATGCTGGTTCTGGGATACGCTGGTCGATGCCGACGAGGCCAATAATCCGGCGAGCTGGCAATGGGTTGCCGGCTGCGGCCTGGACGCAGCGCCCTATTTCCGCATCTTCAATCCGGTAACCCAGGGCGAACGCTTCGATCCCGAGGGCGAGTATGTGCGGCGGTGGGTGCCCGAACTGGCCCGCCTGCCTACCAAGTTCATCCATGCGCCCTCGGAGGCGCCTGCATCCACTCTCAAAGAGGCCGGCGTCGGCCTGGACGAGACCTATCCCCGGGCCATCGCAGATCTCAAGCAGACGCGGCAACGGGCGCTCGATGCTTTTGGCGCGCTTTCGGCGGAACCCTGA
- a CDS encoding SRPBCC family protein, producing MSNGMDADNESQITLTRTIAAHVSDVFAAWTDPALIEQWEADEAEFDAFEGGQYRFVTFAEDEDEADHEVSGEVLTFVEDERLVLSWIHKGDEEDEELIFVLDIAFMAISDDSTRITLTERGLPHADAQTRIFSMEAWSAALEELAELME from the coding sequence ATGAGCAATGGCATGGACGCCGACAATGAAAGCCAGATCACCCTGACGCGGACCATTGCGGCCCATGTGTCGGATGTCTTCGCCGCCTGGACCGACCCCGCGCTGATCGAGCAGTGGGAAGCGGACGAGGCCGAGTTCGACGCGTTCGAAGGCGGGCAGTACCGTTTCGTGACCTTTGCGGAAGACGAGGACGAGGCCGACCACGAGGTGAGCGGGGAAGTCCTGACCTTCGTCGAGGACGAGCGGCTGGTCTTGTCCTGGATCCACAAGGGTGACGAGGAGGACGAAGAACTGATCTTCGTGCTCGACATTGCCTTCATGGCGATCAGCGACGACAGCACCCGCATCACGCTGACAGAGCGCGGCCTGCCCCATGCCGATGCCCAGACGCGCATCTTCTCGATGGAAGCCTGGAGTGCGGCGCTGGAAGAACTGGCCGAGTTGATGGAATAG